The following proteins come from a genomic window of Denticeps clupeoides unplaced genomic scaffold, fDenClu1.1, whole genome shotgun sequence:
- the LOC114772571 gene encoding beta-1,4-glucuronyltransferase 1-like isoform X1 — protein sequence MRPCTTCSAFRLVLGALLVVALLQLLYLSFLSGLHGRQQRSRYSELFGAAARRPDRPSEADAARLERLRYALSAGGAFDASGQYRVYKNLIRSEAESERPLLALATHASVSNLHHLDSLLGRWRHRLSVAVFAHGRDVGAAAALLYALGVFCPHVRALVDFHLVCGSGEAAGFPERDREQFAGLEDCAGAFGRLEARRDEHRNYAIGANVSYPNNLLRNVARGGVDADYVLVLDVDMAPSADLHRRFADMAARRRPAADEVLVLPAFEIRHAGRLPAAKPELLRLYQVGEVRPFYEELCPRCQAPTDYSRWLNLPGPGAGPLGVAYTLTWADPWEPFYIGARSVPPYDERFRQYGFNRISQACELHVAGFRFSVLDSAFVVHRGFKVQGEFHSRKDEENRRNRLLFRSFKEGLKSKYPNSSRRC from the exons ATGCGTCCCTGCACGACCTGCTCCGCCTTCCGCCTGGTGCTCGGCGCCCTGCTCGTCGTcgccctgctgcagctgctctaCCTCTCCTTCCTGTCCGGCCTCCACGGCCGCCAGCAGCGCTCCCGCTACTCCGAGCTGTTCGGGGCCGCCGCCCGGCGCCCCGACCGGCCGTCGGAGGCGGACGCGGCCCGGCTGGAGCGGCTCCGCTACGCGCTGTCGGCGGGCGGCGCGTTCGACGCCAGCGGCCAGTACCGCGTCTACAAGAACCTGATCCGGAGCGAAGCCGAGTCCGAGCGGCCGCTGCTGGCCCTGGCCACGCACGCCTCCGTCAGCAACCTGCACCACCTGGACTCGCTGCTCGGCCGCTGGCGGCACCGGCTGTCGGTGGCCGTGTTCGCGCACGGCCGGGACGTGGGCGCCGCCGCGGCGCTGCTGTACGCGCTCGGCGTCTTCTGTCCGCACGTCCGGGCGCTGGTGGACTTCCACCTGGTGTGCGGCTCCGGGGAGGCGGCCGGCTTCCCCGAGCGGGACCGGGAGCAGTTCGCGGGCCTGGAGGACTGCGCCGGGGCGTTCGGGCGGCTGGAGGCGCGCCGGGACGAGCACCGGAACTACGCCATCGGCGCCAACGTGTCGTACCCGAACAACCTGCTCCGCAACGTGGCCCGCGGCGGCGTGGACGCGGACTACGTCCTGGTCCTCGACGTGGACATGGCGCCCAGCGCCGACCTGCACCGGCGCTTCGCCGACATGGCCGCCAGGCGGCGCCCCGCCGCGGACGAGGTGCTGGTGCTGCCCGCCTTCGAGATCCGCCACGCCGGCCGGCTGCCCGCCGCCAAACCGGAGCTGCTGCGGCTGTACCAGGTGGGCGAGGTGCGGCCCTTCTACGAGGAGCTGTGCCCGCGGTGCCAGGCGCCCACCGACTACTCCCGCTGGCTGAACCTGCCCGGGCCGGGGGCGGGGCCGCTGGGCGTGGCCTACACGCTGACGTGGGCGGACCCGTGGGAGCCCTTCTACATCGGGGCGCGCTCCGTTCCGCCGTACGACGAGCGCTTCCGGCAGTACGGCTTCAACCGCATCAGCCAG GCGTGCGAGCTGCATGTGGCTGGGTTCCGGTTCTCCGTACTCGACTCCGCGTTCGTGGTTCACCGGGGCTTCAAGGTCCAGGGAGAGTTCCACAGTCGCAAGGATGAGGAGAACCGGCGGAATCGTCTGCTCTTCCGCAGCTTCAAAGAGGGCCTGAAGAGCAAGTACCCCAACTCCTCGAGGAGGTGCTGA
- the LOC114772571 gene encoding beta-1,4-glucuronyltransferase 1-like isoform X2 — protein MRPCTTCSAFRLVLGALLVVALLQLLYLSFLSGLHGRQQRSRYSELFGAAARRPDRPSEADAARLERLRYALSAGGAFDASGQYRVYKNLIRSEAESERPLLALATHASVSNLHHLDSLLGRWRHRLSVAVFAHGRDVGAAAALLYALGVFCPHVRALVDFHLVCGSGEAAGFPERDREQFAGLEDCAGAFGRLEARRDEHRNYAIGANVSYPNNLLRNVARGGVDADYVLVLDVDMAPSADLHRRFADMAARRRPAADEVLVLPAFEIRHAGRLPAAKPELLRLYQVGEVRPFYEELCPRCQAPTDYSRWLNLPGPGAGPLGVAYTLTWADPWEPFYIGARSVPPYDERFRQYGFNRISQSCGVASRRASCMWLGSGSPYSTPRSWFTGASRSRESSTVARMRRTGGIVCSSAASKRA, from the exons ATGCGTCCCTGCACGACCTGCTCCGCCTTCCGCCTGGTGCTCGGCGCCCTGCTCGTCGTcgccctgctgcagctgctctaCCTCTCCTTCCTGTCCGGCCTCCACGGCCGCCAGCAGCGCTCCCGCTACTCCGAGCTGTTCGGGGCCGCCGCCCGGCGCCCCGACCGGCCGTCGGAGGCGGACGCGGCCCGGCTGGAGCGGCTCCGCTACGCGCTGTCGGCGGGCGGCGCGTTCGACGCCAGCGGCCAGTACCGCGTCTACAAGAACCTGATCCGGAGCGAAGCCGAGTCCGAGCGGCCGCTGCTGGCCCTGGCCACGCACGCCTCCGTCAGCAACCTGCACCACCTGGACTCGCTGCTCGGCCGCTGGCGGCACCGGCTGTCGGTGGCCGTGTTCGCGCACGGCCGGGACGTGGGCGCCGCCGCGGCGCTGCTGTACGCGCTCGGCGTCTTCTGTCCGCACGTCCGGGCGCTGGTGGACTTCCACCTGGTGTGCGGCTCCGGGGAGGCGGCCGGCTTCCCCGAGCGGGACCGGGAGCAGTTCGCGGGCCTGGAGGACTGCGCCGGGGCGTTCGGGCGGCTGGAGGCGCGCCGGGACGAGCACCGGAACTACGCCATCGGCGCCAACGTGTCGTACCCGAACAACCTGCTCCGCAACGTGGCCCGCGGCGGCGTGGACGCGGACTACGTCCTGGTCCTCGACGTGGACATGGCGCCCAGCGCCGACCTGCACCGGCGCTTCGCCGACATGGCCGCCAGGCGGCGCCCCGCCGCGGACGAGGTGCTGGTGCTGCCCGCCTTCGAGATCCGCCACGCCGGCCGGCTGCCCGCCGCCAAACCGGAGCTGCTGCGGCTGTACCAGGTGGGCGAGGTGCGGCCCTTCTACGAGGAGCTGTGCCCGCGGTGCCAGGCGCCCACCGACTACTCCCGCTGGCTGAACCTGCCCGGGCCGGGGGCGGGGCCGCTGGGCGTGGCCTACACGCTGACGTGGGCGGACCCGTGGGAGCCCTTCTACATCGGGGCGCGCTCCGTTCCGCCGTACGACGAGCGCTTCCGGCAGTACGGCTTCAACCGCATCAGCCAG tcgtgTGGTGTTGCTTCCAGGCGTGCGAGCTGCATGTGGCTGGGTTCCGGTTCTCCGTACTCGACTCCGCGTTCGTGGTTCACCGGGGCTTCAAGGTCCAGGGAGAGTTCCACAGTCGCAAGGATGAGGAGAACCGGCGGAATCGTCTGCTCTTCCGCAGCTTCAAAGAGGGCCTGA